One window of Pleurodeles waltl isolate 20211129_DDA chromosome 3_1, aPleWal1.hap1.20221129, whole genome shotgun sequence genomic DNA carries:
- the LOC138283455 gene encoding gamma-crystallin-3-like, with amino-acid sequence MGKIIFYEDRNFQGRSYECSSECADLSSYFSRCNSIRLESGNWILYEHPNFRGHQYYLRRGEYPDFQHWMGFNDSIKSCRLTPQHRGSYRMRIYERENFGGQMMEFSEDCPHVYEKFRYNDIYSCNVQDGHWVFYEEPNYRGPQYYLRPGEYRRYSDWGASSPRVGSFRRVRDLY; translated from the exons ATGGGGAAA ATCATCTTCTATGAGGACAGGAACTTCCAGGGCAGGTCCTATGAGTGCAGCTCTGAGTGTGCCGATCTGAGCTCCTATTTCAGCCGCTGTAACTCCATCCGATTGGAAAGTGGCAACTGGATACTCTATGAACACCCCAACTTCCGGGGTCACCAGTACTATCTCAGAAGAGGGGAGTACCCTGACTTTCAGCACTGGATGGGCTTCAATGACTCGATCAAGTCTTGCCGCTTGACCCCacaa CACCGTGGATCCTACAGAATGAGGATTTACGAACGAGAGAACTTTGGAGGTCAGATGATGGAGTTCTCTGAAGACTGTCCACATGTGTATGAGAAGTTCCGCTACAATGACATCTATTCCTGTAATGTGCAGGATGGGCACTGGGTCTTCTATGAAGAGCCCAACTACAGAGGACCTCAGTACTACCTGAGACCCGGCGAGTACAGGAGATACAGTGACTGGGGAGCCTCAAGCCCTAGGGTTGGATCCTTCAGGAGAGTTCGGGATCTTTACTGA